Proteins from a genomic interval of Vespula pensylvanica isolate Volc-1 chromosome 22, ASM1446617v1, whole genome shotgun sequence:
- the LOC122636478 gene encoding cytochrome P450 18a1: MLVEHAAQWIWKAMGGTRIEALYTLLVFLGVLLIVRCIQWLRYIRTLPPGPWGVPVFGYLPFLKGDVHLQYGELAKKYGSMFSARLGTQLVVVLSDYRVIRDTFRREEFSGRPHTEFINILGGYGVINTEGAMWKDQRRFLHDKLRSFGMTYMGAGKKIMESRIMREVDTFLQGLLSRQGAPTDVSPSLGMSISNVICSIIMGVRFHHGDSRFKRFMDLIEEGFKLFGSIAAVNFIPVMRYLPCLQKVKNKISQNRAEMAGFFQETVDQHRVTFDENNIRDLVDAYLLEIQKAKAEGREALLFQGKNHDRQMQQILGDLFSAGMETVKTTLEWAVILMLHHPEAAKAVQEELDQVVGRSRMPALEDLPFLPVTEATILEVLRRSSIVPLGTTHATTRDVTLNGYTIPAGSQVVPLLHAVHMDPELWNEPEEFRPTRFLSAEGKVCKPEYFMPFGVGRRMCLGDVLARMELFLFFSSLLHTFDLRLPEGASLPSLRGNAGVTVTPDPFKVCLFQKNLDLLECDANEPSGPLRNVGSL; encoded by the exons ATGTTGGTGGAACACGCGGCACAGTGGATCTGGAAAGCGATGGGCGGCACCAGGATCGAGGCTCTATACACCCTCCTCGTGTTCTTGGGTGTACTCCTGATTGTGAGGTGCATTCAGTGGCTGAGGTACATCCGTACCCTACCGCCCGGCCCGTGGGGCGTGCCAGTCTTTGGCTACCTACCTTTCCTCAAAGGGGACGTCCACCTACAGTACGGCGAGCTGGCAAAGAAGTACGGCTCGATGTTTAGCGCACGCCTCGGCACACAACTCGTCGTTGTTTTAAGCGATTATCGCGTTATTCGCGATACTTTTCGTCGCGAGGAGTTCAGCGGTAGGCCGCACACCGAATTCATCAACATTCTCGGTGGATACG GTGTCATTAATACCGAGGGTGCTATGTGGAAGGATCAGAGAAGGTTCCTCCACGATAAGCTTCGTAGTTTCGGCATGACTTACATGGGCGCCGGAAAGAAGATCATGGAGTCTAGAATTATG AGAGAGGTCGATACTTTTCTCCAAGGTTTATTGTCGAGACAAGGAGCACCGACGGACGTATCACCTTCCCTCGGCATGTCGATCAGCAACGTGATCTGTTCGATCATCATGGGAGTTCGCTTCCATCACGGCGACTCGAGATTCAAAAGGTTCATGGATCTGATCGAAGAAGGATTCAAACTTTTCGGCAGCATAGCCGCTGTTAACTTCATACCAGTGATGCGTTATCTTCCTTGTCTTCAAAAAGTCAAAAACAAGATCTCACAGAATCGTGCCGAAATGGCTGGTTTCTTTCAAGAAACGGTCGACCAGCATCGAGTCACCTTCGACGAGAACAACATTCGCGATCTCGTCGACGCTTATCTCTTGGAAATCCAGAAGGCTAAGGCCGAAGGACGCGAGGCACTGCTGTTTCAAGGCAAGAATCACG ATCGTCAAATGCAACAGATCCTCGGCGATCTTTTCTCCGCGGGCATGGAAACGGTCAAGACCACTTTGGAGTGGGCAGTGATTCTCATGTTGCACCACCCAGAGGCTGCTAAAGCGGTACAGGAAGAATTGGACCAGGTAGTCGGAAGATCGAGAATGCCGGCATTGGAAGATCTACCGTTCCTTCCGGTGACCGAGGCAACGATCCTCGAAGTTTTAAGAAGATCGAGCATCGTTCCATTGGGAACGACTCACGCGACTACAAG GGATGTCACGTTGAACGGTTACACGATTCCAGCTGGTTCTCAAGTGGTACCCTTGTTACATGCAGTACACATGGACCCGGAATTGTGGAACGAGCCAGAGGAGTTTCGTCCTACTCGCTTCCTTTCCGCTGAAGGAAAGGTCTGTAAACCGGAGTATTTCATGCCGTTCGGTGTTGGTAGGCGGATGTGTCTCGGAGACGTGCTCGCGCGCATGgaactcttcctcttcttcagtTCGCTCTTGCATACGTTCGACCTTAGGCTACCTGAGGGCGCCTCGTTGCCGAGTTTGCGCGGTAACGCAGGTGTCACAGTTACCCCGGACCCGTTCAAGGTTTGCCTATTTCAAAAAAACCTCGATCTCCTCGAGTGCGACGCGAACGAGCCTAGCGGGCCACTTCGTAACGTTGGTAGCCTCTGA